From a single Nissabacter sp. SGAir0207 genomic region:
- the rpsI gene encoding 30S ribosomal protein S9 encodes MAENQYYGTGRRKSSAARVFIKPGNGNIVINQRSLEQYFGRETARMVVRQPLELVDMVEKLDLYITVKGGGISGQAGAIRHGITRALMEYDESLRSELRKAGFVTRDARQVERKKVGLRKARRRPQFSKR; translated from the coding sequence ATGGCTGAAAATCAATACTACGGCACTGGTCGCCGCAAAAGCTCCGCCGCTCGCGTCTTCATCAAGCCGGGCAACGGTAACATCGTAATTAACCAGCGTAGCCTGGAACAGTACTTCGGTCGCGAAACTGCCCGCATGGTAGTTCGTCAGCCGCTGGAACTGGTCGACATGGTTGAGAAACTGGACCTGTACATCACCGTTAAAGGTGGTGGTATCTCCGGTCAAGCTGGTGCCATCCGTCACGGTATCACCCGTGCGCTGATGGAGTATGACGAGTCTCTGCGTTCCGAGCTGCGTAAAGCTGGCTTCGTTACCCGTGACGCTCGTCAGGTTGAACGTAAGAAAGTCGGCCTGCGTAAAGCACGTCGTCGTCCGCAGTTCTCCAAGCGTTAA
- the rplM gene encoding 50S ribosomal protein L13, with product MKTFTAKPETVQRDWFVVDASGKTLGRLATELARRLRGKHKAEYTPHVDTGDYIIVLNAEKVAVTGNKRNDKIYYHHTGHIGGIKQATFEEMITRHPERVIEIAVKGMLPKGPLGRAMYRKLKVYAGNEHNHAAQQPQVLDI from the coding sequence ATGAAAACTTTTACAGCTAAACCGGAAACAGTACAGCGTGACTGGTTCGTAGTTGATGCAAGCGGCAAGACCTTGGGTCGCCTGGCCACTGAACTGGCTCGCCGTCTGCGTGGCAAGCATAAAGCGGAATACACTCCGCACGTTGATACCGGTGATTACATCATCGTTCTGAACGCTGAGAAAGTTGCCGTAACCGGTAACAAGCGTAACGACAAGATCTATTACCATCACACCGGCCACATCGGTGGTATCAAACAAGCGACCTTTGAAGAGATGATTACTCGCCATCCTGAGCGTGTGATTGAGATCGCGGTTAAAGGCATGCTGCCGAAGGGCCCGCTGGGTCGTGCTATGTACCGTAAACTGAAAGTTTACGCGGGTAACGAGCACAATCATGCGGCACAGCAACCGCAAGTTCTTGACATTTAA
- the zapE gene encoding cell division protein ZapE translates to MQPTSPLARYEQALAAGDYQPDDVQRQTVTQLDAIHHALVAQKPAPARASGGLFARLMGKKPAPTRPVQGLYMWGGVGRGKTWLMDMFFHSLPGDRKMRLHFHRFMLRVHEQLTQLQGQENPLETVADRFKAEADVLCFDEFFVSDITDAMLLATLLQALFARGITLVATSNIPPDQLYRNGLQRQRFLPAIDLIKEYCDVLNVDAGIDYRLRTLTQANLWLSPADAAAADRLEGMFTRLAGKPGERNPVLEVNHRPLPALAVAEGVAAFDFHTLCEEARSQIDYIALSTLYHTVLVHNVRVMDSKNESAARRFLAMVDEFYERHVKLVISAETGMHQIYQGERLKFEYQRCLSRLQEMQSEEYLRLPHLP, encoded by the coding sequence ATGCAACCCACATCCCCCCTAGCACGCTATGAGCAGGCGCTGGCCGCCGGTGACTACCAACCGGATGACGTCCAGCGCCAGACCGTGACCCAGCTTGACGCCATCCACCATGCGCTGGTGGCGCAAAAACCCGCGCCTGCCCGCGCCTCCGGCGGCCTGTTCGCGCGGCTGATGGGCAAAAAGCCGGCGCCGACGCGCCCGGTGCAGGGGCTGTATATGTGGGGCGGCGTGGGGCGCGGCAAAACCTGGCTGATGGACATGTTCTTCCACAGCCTGCCGGGTGACCGCAAAATGCGGCTGCACTTCCACCGCTTTATGCTGCGGGTGCATGAGCAGCTGACCCAGTTGCAGGGGCAGGAGAACCCGCTGGAGACGGTGGCCGACCGCTTCAAGGCGGAGGCGGACGTGCTCTGCTTCGACGAATTTTTCGTCTCTGACATCACCGACGCCATGCTGCTGGCGACGCTGCTTCAGGCGCTGTTCGCGCGCGGCATTACGCTGGTCGCCACCTCCAACATTCCGCCAGACCAGCTCTACCGCAACGGCCTGCAACGCCAGCGCTTCCTGCCGGCCATCGATCTGATCAAAGAGTACTGCGACGTGCTCAACGTTGACGCTGGCATCGACTACCGCCTGCGCACCCTGACGCAGGCCAACCTGTGGCTCTCGCCGGCGGACGCCGCCGCCGCTGACCGGCTGGAGGGGATGTTCACCCGGCTGGCGGGCAAGCCCGGCGAACGCAACCCGGTGCTGGAGGTGAACCACCGGCCGCTGCCCGCGCTGGCGGTGGCCGAGGGGGTGGCGGCCTTTGACTTCCACACCCTGTGTGAGGAGGCGCGCAGCCAGATTGACTACATCGCGCTCTCCACGCTCTACCATACGGTGCTGGTGCACAATGTGCGGGTGATGGACAGCAAAAACGAGAGCGCCGCGCGCCGCTTTTTGGCGATGGTCGATGAGTTTTATGAGCGCCACGTGAAGCTGGTGATCTCCGCCGAGACCGGGATGCACCAGATCTACCAGGGGGAGCGCCTGAAGTTTGAGTACCAGCGCTGCCTGTCGCGTTTGCAGGAGATGCAGAGCGAAGAGTACCTGCGTTTGCCACACCTGCCATAA
- the zapG gene encoding Z-ring associated protein ZapG — protein MTWEYALIGLVVGLIIGALAMRFGNRKLRQQQVLQHELEKSKAELDEYRQELVSHFARSAELLDNMATDYRQLYQHMAKSSNNLLPDMPTQDNPFNYRLTEAEADNDQAPVEMPRDYSDSASGLLRGDTSRRK, from the coding sequence ATGACCTGGGAGTATGCACTTATTGGTTTGGTCGTCGGCCTGATTATCGGCGCCCTCGCCATGCGTTTTGGCAACCGTAAACTGCGCCAGCAGCAGGTGTTGCAGCACGAGCTGGAGAAGAGCAAGGCAGAGCTGGATGAGTACCGCCAGGAGCTGGTCAGCCACTTCGCCCGCAGTGCCGAACTGCTGGACAACATGGCCACTGACTATCGCCAGCTTTACCAACACATGGCGAAAAGTTCGAACAACCTGCTGCCGGACATGCCGACGCAGGACAACCCGTTCAACTACCGCCTGACCGAGGCGGAAGCCGACAACGATCAGGCGCCGGTCGAGATGCCGCGCGACTACTCCGACAGCGCCTCCGGTCTGCTGCGTGGCGACACTTCCCGCCGCAAATGA
- the degQ gene encoding serine endoprotease DegQ encodes MKMTSLSLSALTLCLGLALQPAMASGLPAAVAGEALPSLAPMLERVLPAVVSVHVYGTQTERQRLPEEYKYFFGPNGPAEEESATPFEGLGSGVIIDADKGYVLTNNHVVSNADKIQVQLNDGREYEAKLLGRDEQSDIALLQLQAAKDLTAIRVADSDQLRVGDFAVAVGNPFGLGQTATSGIISALGRTGLNLEGLENFIQTDASINRGNSGGALLNLNGELIGINTAILAPGGGSIGIGFAIPSNMAQNLSKQLIEFGEVRRGMLGIKGSEMNADMAKAFKMDTQRGAFVNEVLADSAAARAGIKAGDVLVSLNGRQIESFAELRAKVGTAGPGKTVKIGLLRAGKLMEVDVTLQTSTEATAAQTLSPALQGATMSDGATDAGETGVKLVSVEPGSPAAALGLQKGDVIIGVNRERIASLADLRKVLAGKPQIVALHVVRGDDNIYLLLR; translated from the coding sequence ATGAAGATGACTTCACTATCACTGAGTGCGTTAACCCTCTGTCTCGGCCTGGCCCTACAGCCTGCGATGGCCTCCGGCCTGCCAGCGGCGGTGGCGGGCGAGGCGCTGCCCAGCCTGGCACCCATGCTGGAGCGGGTGCTGCCAGCCGTGGTCAGCGTGCATGTCTACGGCACCCAGACCGAGCGCCAGCGCCTGCCGGAAGAGTACAAATACTTCTTCGGGCCGAACGGGCCTGCCGAAGAGGAGAGCGCCACCCCCTTTGAGGGCCTTGGCTCCGGCGTGATTATCGATGCCGACAAGGGCTATGTGCTGACCAACAACCACGTGGTGAGCAATGCCGACAAGATCCAGGTACAGCTCAACGATGGCCGCGAGTATGAGGCCAAGCTGCTGGGCCGGGATGAGCAGAGCGACATCGCGCTGTTGCAGTTGCAGGCGGCCAAGGATCTGACGGCGATCCGCGTGGCTGACTCTGACCAGCTGCGGGTGGGCGACTTCGCCGTGGCGGTTGGCAACCCGTTTGGCCTCGGCCAGACCGCCACCTCCGGCATTATCTCCGCCCTTGGCCGCACCGGCCTGAATCTGGAGGGGCTGGAGAACTTCATCCAGACCGACGCCTCCATCAACCGCGGCAACTCCGGCGGCGCGCTGCTCAACCTCAACGGCGAGCTGATCGGCATCAACACCGCCATTCTGGCACCGGGCGGCGGCAGTATCGGCATCGGCTTCGCCATCCCCAGCAACATGGCGCAGAACCTCAGCAAGCAGCTGATTGAGTTTGGCGAGGTGCGGCGCGGTATGCTCGGCATCAAGGGCAGCGAGATGAACGCCGACATGGCGAAAGCCTTCAAAATGGACACCCAACGCGGCGCGTTCGTCAATGAGGTGCTGGCCGACTCCGCCGCCGCCCGCGCGGGCATCAAGGCCGGTGACGTGCTGGTGTCGCTCAACGGCCGACAGATTGAGAGCTTTGCCGAGCTGCGCGCCAAGGTCGGCACCGCCGGGCCGGGCAAGACGGTGAAGATTGGCCTGCTGCGCGCTGGCAAGCTGATGGAGGTGGACGTCACCCTCCAGACCAGTACCGAGGCCACTGCCGCCCAGACGCTCTCCCCGGCATTGCAGGGGGCGACGATGAGTGATGGCGCCACCGACGCTGGCGAGACGGGCGTGAAGCTGGTGAGCGTGGAACCCGGCTCGCCGGCCGCCGCGCTGGGGCTGCAAAAGGGTGACGTCATTATCGGCGTCAACCGCGAGCGCATCGCCTCACTGGCGGACTTGCGCAAGGTGCTGGCAGGCAAGCCGCAAATCGTGGCACTGCACGTGGTGCGCGGCGATGACAATATCTACTTGTTGTTGCGTTGA